From Podospora bellae-mahoneyi strain CBS 112042 chromosome 3, whole genome shotgun sequence, the proteins below share one genomic window:
- a CDS encoding hypothetical protein (EggNog:ENOG503NZ40; COG:S), which yields MSSGGGKTGPPPKQGQGPFSGVAPSSQAILLDKLGRRSTPDSEALASSDDEPEAFRQDNIPPTVQPPKSMRRASWLNDTTQQQPLRQRKESFASSSMSPTTSHPSTPAADPGASVWGASAGVLGRNHSGSGTFTWGNTGIWNTDRKEPPSRLTEVLPSPTSAVPPGGSASSFFGNDFTQTSPGPRETPNSQLPFPIPLHPTPKTYRSQSYSVGQLEPSESAMTAGVPSTIGSRVRPMGHSGLQHRPSRPSMLSEMANDSSLGKVNEDDDDDSTGSLQGSQHQEQAKTIEMLTRENMMLRQQQQFQNQARLRPRASTSSWGLGNGYFTQEPVPEESDYAIDEHDEANDGSEMAARRSLARRMSEYGPGTLRTPYLIENRKLENVKKGIWQSSLGFGGLGEPPQSRRHSFADVPTRQASISSISEAALEQASQDLSHSQEFPSAYNDNANFNTGNQVPSYFLSGNVASPAQQGLGQVGPYHNQYASPYGGMPGAYANRPISPHRGMYGVTQPRHTQSLYIVLFKCSRADVFYIQEGTGLSVKPGDLVIVEADRGTDLGTVAKDNVDWQTAKEYKEHYAEEQYRWLMMYSQNATSQDGAGAGLMAASNGLQGSAVGGMGPPSQNHMQEPNSGELKPKLIRRLAQPYEIQGLREKEGQEAKAKRVCQQKVKEHGLNMEILDAEFQGLEEAHILLLCRLIHQLQLSRHRPFQNLQNSHLDVGHQSGIFREPVPWSSGSERYWSWSGREPGTGDCRKTSGQPTRRPERLLGARSSRSSCTPGICHAVRRTCSGSQPELPRNKLSIQPLFRLREPGCSCWSHAVRARLGSGCGCLCERFSSRRRLCRSRTISTTPIHHTRSPGSSSAGSGTPGRLGWLFPGTLSQLSLGRFRRLCFTTATPLYLYLLAAFRFPSALR from the exons ATGAGCTCCGGTGGAGGAAAGACGGGCCCTCCGCCCAAGCAGGGCCAGGGGCCCTTCTCAGGCGTTGCCCCCAGCAGCCAGGCAATACTGCTTGATAAACTGGGTCGGAGGTCGACGCCCGACTCCGAGGCTCTCGCCAGCTCTGATGATGAGCCCGAGGCCTTCCGCCAGGACAACATCCCGCCCACTGTTCAACCCCCGAAATCGATGcgtcgagcttcttggttGAACGATACtacgcagcagcaaccgtTGCGCCAGAGAAAAGAGTCTTTTGCCAGTAGCTCAATGTCTCCCACAACCTCTCACCCGAGCACACCTGCCGCTGACCCAGGCGCTTCTGTCTGGGGAGCCTCTGCCGGGGTGCTTGGGAGAAACCATTCGGGGAGTGGCACGTTTACTTGGGGAAACACTGGTATCTGGAATACCGACCGAAAGGAACCTCCTTCGCGCTTGACTGAGGTGCTTCCCTCTCCGACTTCAGCAGTGCCCCCCGGAGGTTCAGCAAGCTCCTTCTTTGGCAATGATTTCACACAAACCTCGCCCGGCCCTCGAGAGACACCCAACTCTCAGCTTCCGTTCCCGATTCCTCTGCACCCTACCCCGAAGACGTACCGATCCCAGTCGTATTCCGTAGGCCAGCTTGAGCCTTCTGAATCGGCCATGACCGCCGGTGTTCCTTCCACTATTGGTTCCCGAGTCCGGCCGATGGGCCATTCTGGCCTTCAGCACCGTCCTTCTCGGCCTAGCATGTTGAGCGAGATGGCAAACGATTCGTCACTCGGAAAGGTgaacgaggatgatgatgacgacagTACCGGTTCCTTGCAGGGAAGCCAGCATCAGGAGCAGGCCAAGACGATCGAAATGCTCACCCGGGAGAACATGATGCtgcggcaacagcagcaattCCAGAACCAAGCACGGCTGAGACCTAGGGCCTCTACCTCATCCTGGGGGTTGGGCAATGGCTACTTTACACAGGAGCCAGTTCCAGAGGAATCCGACTACGCCATTGATGAGCACGATGAGGCTAATGATGGCTCTGAGATGGCAGCCAGAAGGAGCCTTGCACGACGGATGAGCGAGTACGGACCGGGGACTCTTCGGACTCCCTACCTGATTGAAAacaggaagctggagaatGTCAAGAAGGGCATCTGGCAGAGCTCACTTGGGTTCGGTGGTCTGGGAGAACCTCCTCAAAGCAGACGCCACTCTTTTGCCGATGTGCCGACCCGTCAGGCTTCCATCAGCTCGATCAGTGAAGCGGCGCTTGAGCAGGCATCTCAGGACCTTTCTCATTCGCAAGAGTTTCCGTCTGCGTATAATGACAATGCCAACTTCAATACCGGCAATCAAG TCCCATCTTACTTCTTGTCTGGAAACGTCGCAAGTCCTGCACAGCAAGGTCTCGGACAGGTGGGACCGTATCACAACCAGTATGCATCTCCGTACGGCGGAATGCCTGGTGCGTACGCCAACAGGCCCATCTCACCGCATCGGGGCATGTACGGTGTGACGCAACCCCGACATACCCAATCACTCTACATCGTCCTGTTCAAGTGCTCCAGAGCCGATGTTTTCTACATTCAGGAAGGCACCGGTCTCAGCGTCAAGCCTGGTGACCTGGTAATTGTCGAGGCTGATCGTGGTACGGATCTGGGCACCGTTGCCAAAGACAATGTAGACTGGCAGACGGCCAAGGAATACAAGGAGCATTATGCTGAGGAGCAGTACCGATGGCTCATGATGTACTCACAAAACGCCACCTCACAGGACGGGGCTGGTGCTGGTCTCATGGCCGCTTCCAACGGCCTCCAGGGCAGCGCTGTGGGCGGCATGGGCCCCCCGAGCCAGAATCATATGCAGGAGCCCAACTCGGGTGAGTTGAAACCAAAGCTTATCAGGCGGCTCGCGCAACCCTATGAGATTCAGGGACTGCGCGAAAAGGAGGGAcaggaggccaaggccaagcgTGTTTGCCAGCAGAAAGTAAAAGAGCACGGCCTTAACATGGAGATTCTGGATGCAGAGTTTCAA GGACTGGAAGAAGCTCACATTCTACTACTTTGCCGACTCATACATCAACTTCAACTCTCTCGTCACAGACCTTTTCAAAATCTACAAAACTCGCATCTGGATGTCGGCCATCAATCCGGCATCTTTCGCGAGCCCGTCCCTTGGTCTTCCGGCTCCGAGCGGTATTGGTCCTGGAGCGGTCGTGAACCGGGGACTGGCGACTGCAGGAAGACGTCAGGACaaccaacaagaaggccaGAACGCCTTCTCGGCGCCCGGTCAAGCCGATCGAGCTGTACGCCCGGCATTTGCCATGCCGTTCGCCGAACGTGCAGTGGCTCCCAACCAGAACTACCCCGCAACAAACTTTCCATACAACCCCTATTCCGCCTCCGCGAACCCGGCTGCTCGTGCTGGAGCCATGCCGTACGCGCCCGGCTTGGTTCAGGGTGTGGATGCCTATGCGAACGCTTTTCCTCAAGGAGGCGACTTTGCCGGTCGCGGACgatttccaccaccccaatcCATCACACCAGGAGCCCAGGATCAAGCAGTGCCGGCTCTGGGACCCCAGGCAGATTGGGTTGGCTCTTTCCAGGGACTCTCTCTCAACTCTCGCTAGGACGGTTTCGACGTTTGTGCTTTACAACAGCTACGCCTTTGTACTTGTATTTACTTGCTGCGTTTCGATTTCCCAGCGCGTTAAGATGA
- a CDS encoding hypothetical protein (EggNog:ENOG503P7VK), with the protein MPRRTPTPNLTTLTSKLESASTRLRKSFKYTDDNSTDDDIPEVMDEQEQETLITTLTTRNAHSNTLTLRLLLILPVLSSLPYLLLFPKSPPIFPLLALSSLSSTLYLLYTLPVTSTGFNALDKPPPSIQGKIIQPPVAKSPLEEYLPWLNLLLVTVLALMGLVQEKTGKGGGPHPVLLGVLPGVVYGVCVATKKTMAGVDVEKELGRLRYGYKGA; encoded by the exons ATGCCACGAagaacccccacccccaacctcaccaccctaACCTCAAAGCTCGAGTCAGCCTCAACCCGCCTCCGCAAAAGCTTCAAATACACCGATGACAACAGCACCGACGATGACATCCCAGAAGTGATGGACGAGCAAG AACAAGAAACCCTCatcacaaccctcaccacccgcaaTGCCcactccaacaccctcaccctccgcctcctcctcatcctccccgtcctttcttccctcccctACCTCCTTTTATTCCCCAAATctccccccatcttcccccttcttgccctctcctccctatCGTCAACCCTCTACCTGCTGTACACCCTCCCCGTCACCTCGACAGGCTTCAACGCCCTCgacaaaccaccccccagcaTCCAAGGGAAGATAATCCAACCGCCAGTTGCCAAGTCCCCGTTGGAAGAGTACCTCCCGTGGTTGAACTTGTTGCTAGTGACAGTACTAGCATTAATGGGCTTAGTGCAAGAGAAAACAGGAAAAGGTGGGGGGCCTCACCCGGTATTGCTAGGCGTGCTACCTGGCGTGGTGTACGGCGTTTGTGTTGCAACAAAAAAGACGATGGcgggggtggatgtggaaAAGGAGTTGGGCCGGTTGAGGTATGGGTATAAGGGTGCTTGA
- the rfc1 gene encoding DNA replication factor C complex subunit Rfc1 (BUSCO:EOG09261NW2; EggNog:ENOG503NWJJ; COG:L) — protein sequence MPDIRSFFVPKGGAVAAPSKPAPKKKEEEKKGRGKARKVVEDSDEDEEVVEVKKSTRSTPRKKAAAPIEAKGTEISTSQYFASTKAKPAATTTSSTPKKAAAKPTPELPVRSSPRSKPAAKPAPEPKTKKPVTTYKKHTIHDDDAFVDDEDEDAGDDIFAADVRGNKRKKDDYEEEESEEEPQPKPKRIASRSVKKVKDESEEDDLEPAPKKPVAKKPAASAASKKRKSPVTDSEESEEVVKKKPAPKKAAPAKPRATKAKKDADAEPDDVKDILANIPTIQAPDAPPKDPNWKFDFKNKGGGGNAGPAPLAGTVDIPEGEEDCLAGKTFVFTGLLKTISREDGQALVKRYGGKVTGAPSSKTDFVVLGDDAGPSKLRKIKEHNIKTIDEEGLFYLIKTMPAGGGGGKGSEAARKKREQEEQKAREEAARMEEEEKIKRAEATRAAKAAAAARGTAAPAPQPTVPLTQLWTSKYAPTALNQICGNKANVERIQGWLKNWPKHKKYDFQKRGADGMGGYRAVIISGPPGIGKTTSAHLAAKLEGYDVIESNASDSRSKKLVENGVMEVVNNTSLLGYFAGDGKTADAAKKKIVLVMDEVDGMSAGDRGGVGALAKLCKKTEVPMILICNDRRLPKMKPFDHVAFDIKFQRPTVDQIRSRVMTICHREGLKMPLPVVNALIEGSGKDIRQIINMLATAKLDQTTMDFDQTKAMAKAWEKHVILKPWDICQKIIGGGMFSSASKATLNDKIELYFNDHEFSYLMVQENYLRAKPNAIGGVGMHPKEQNLKHLELVDMAAESISDGDLVDRMIHGPQQHWSLMPTHAVFSTVKPASYIAGQFGVQPTFTSWLGNNSKYGKLSRYVREIHSHMRLKSSGDHNEIRQQYLPVLWRQLVKKLELEGKEAVEDVIELMDSYYLTREDFDFIKELGVGEQDEEKVNIDTQTKSAFTRIYNQASHPVPFMRATNLPAQAKKMSRDVPDLEEAIEEEDDDEAAVAEPVDDEEEELDLSKDKYVKASKKKAAPKKAAAPKKTAAAKKKAAAAVVMDDDEAEEEDVPVRVKAKPAAKPGGRPKKA from the exons atgCCTGATATTCGGTCGTTTTTTGTACCAAAGGGCGGTGCGGTGGCGGCGCCATCGAAGCCTgcgcccaagaagaaggaggaggagaaaaagggtCGCGGGA AAGCGAGAAAGGTCGTCGAGGacagtgatgaggatgaggaggtggtagA ggtgaagaagagtaCCAGAAGCACACCGAGGAAAAAGGCAGC GGCGCCGATCGAAGCCAAGGGCACCGAAATCTCGACATCACAGTACTTTGCTTCCACCAAGGCCAAACCAGCTGCCACTACCACGTCGAGCACGCCAAAGAAGGCTGCCGCCAAACCCACGCCCGAGCTCCCTGTGCGCTCCAGCCCACGATCCAAACCGGCCGCCAAGCCTGCCCCTGAGCcaaagacgaagaagccGGTCACCACCTACAAGAAGCACACCATCCACGATGACGACGCATTtgttgacgacgaggacgaggacgcgGGAGACGACATCTTTGCCGCTGACGTCAGAGGTaacaagagaaagaaggatgactacgaagaggaggaaagcgaggaggagccaCAACCCAAGCCCAAACGGATTGCTTCCCGGTCTGtgaagaaggtcaaggatGAGTCTGAGGAGGACGATCTCGAACCTGCGCCAAAGAAACCGGTCGCCAAGAAACCAGCTGCCTCTGCCGCGAGCAAGAAGCGAAAGTCACCAGTCACCGACAGCGAGGAGTCAGAGGAGGTGGTCAAAAAGAAGCCCGCTCCCAAGAAGGCTGCACCTGCGAAACCTCGCGCCACGAAAGCCAAAAAGGACGCTGATGCTGAGCCGGATGATGTCAAGGACATTCTTGCCAATATTCCGACGATTCAGGCACCTGATGCTCCCCCGAAGGACCCGAATTGGAAGTTTGATTTCAAGAACAagggcggtggcggcaaTGCTGGTCCGGCTCCGTTGGCTGGTACTGTTGACATTCccgaaggagaggaggactgCCTTGCCGGCAAGACATTTGTCTTCACTGGGCTGCTCAAGACAATATCCCGTGAAGATGGTCAAGCCCTGGTCAAACGATATGGCGGCAAGGTCACCGGCGCGCCAAGCAGCAAGACGGACTTTGTCGTCCTCGGTGACGACGCCGGCCCCAGCAAGCTCaggaagatcaaggagcaCAACATCAAGACTATTGACGAGGAAGGCCTGTTCTATCTCATCAAGACTATGCctgctggtggcggtggtggcaagggGTCTGAGGCCGCCAGAAAGAAGCGCGAGCAGGAGGAACAGAAAGCCAGAGAGGAAGCTGCTCgcatggaggaggaagaaaagatcAAGCGAGCCGAGGCGACGAGGgctgccaaggctgctgctgccgcccgTGGAACCgcagctccagctccccagcCAACGGTACCCCTTACCCAACTCTGGACATCAAAATACGCTCCTACTGCCCTCAACCAGATTTGCGGCAACAAGGCCAACGTAGAGAGGATCCAGGGTTGGCTTAAGAATTGGCCCAAGCACAAAAAGTACGACTTTCAAAAGAGGGGTGCTGATGGCATGGGTGGTTACCGAGCAGTCATCATCTCTGGCCCGCCAGGTATTGGCAAAACTACTTCGGCCCACCTCGCCGCCAAGCTGGAGGGGTACGATGTCATTGAGAGCAATGCTTCCGACAGCCGCAGCAAAAAGCTTGTTGAGAACGGGGTCATGGAGgttgtcaacaacacctcgTTGTTGGGCTACTTTGCTGGCGATGGCAAAACTGCGGAtgcggccaagaagaagatcgtTCTGGTCATGGACGAGGTGGATGGTATGTCTGCTGGTGATCgtggcggtgttggtgcGCTGGCCAAACTCTGCAAGAAGACTGAGGTGCCCATGATCCTCATTTGCAACGACCGCCGTCTGCCAAAGATGAAGCCGTTTGATCACGTTGCTTTCGACATCAAGTTCCAACGTCCGACTGTTGATCAGATTCGCTCTCGTGTCATGACCATCTGCCACAGAGAAGGTCTGAAGATGCCTCTTCCGGTCGTCAACGCCTTGATTGAGGGCAGCGGGAAGGACATCCGGCAGATCATCAACATGCTGGCCACGGCGAAACTTGACCAGACCACGATGGACTTTGATCAGACCAAGGCGATGGCCAAGGCCTGGGAGAAGCACGTCATCTTGAAGCCATGGGACATTTGCCAAAAGATTATTGGCGGTGGCATGTTTAGCTCTGCCAGCAAGGCGACCTTGAACGACAAGATTGAGCTGTACTTCAACGACCACGAGTTCAGCTACCTGATGGTGCAGGAGAACTACCTACGCGCCAAGCCCAATGCTATAGGGGGCGTGGGCATGCATCCAAAGGAGCAGAACCTGAAGCATCTTGAGCTGGTCGACATGGCGGCTGAGAGTATCAGCGATGGCGATCTGGTTGACCGGATGATCCACGGTCCCCAGCAGCACTGGTCTCTGATGCCTACTCATGCCGTCTTCAGCACCGTCAAGCCGGCCTCCTACATTGCCGGCCAGTTCGGCGTTCAGCCCACGTTTACATCTTGGCtgggcaacaacagcaagtaCGGCAAGCTGTCCCGCTACGTCCGTGAGATTCACTCCCACATGCGTCTCAAGTCTTCTGGCGATCATAATGAGATTCGCCAGCAGTACTTGCCTGTGCTGTGGCGCCAGCTCgtgaagaagctggagctggaaggcaaggaggcggtggaggatgtgatTGAGCTGATGGATAGCTACTACTTGACGAGGGAAGACTTTGACTTTATCAAGGAGCTGGGAGTGGGTGAGCAGGACGAAGAGAAGGTGAATATCGACACGCAGACAAAATCGGCGTTTACGAGGAT ATACAACCAAGCCTCCCACCCTGTCCCCTTTATGCGGGCGACCAACCTCCCTGCTCAAGCCAAGAAGATGAGCCGTGACGTGCCTgacttggaggaggcgattgaggaggaggacgatgacgaggcgGCTGTTGCGGAGCCGgtggacgatgaagaggaggagttggactTGAGCAAGGACAAGTATGTCAAggcgtccaagaagaaggctgctccgaagaaggctgctgcgccgaagaagacggcggcggcgaagaagaaggcggcagcggcggtggtgatggatgatgatgaggctgaggaggaggatgtgccGGTCAGGGTCAAGGCTAAGCCGGCTGCGAAGCCTGGGGGACGGCCTAAGAAGGCTTGA
- the rpl15 gene encoding 60S ribosomal protein L15 (EggNog:ENOG503NV1F; BUSCO:EOG09264L0C; COG:J), whose amino-acid sequence MGALKYLEELSKKKQSDVVRFLLRVRCWELRQLNVIHRASRPSRPDKARRLGYKAKQGYVIYRVRVRRGGRKKPVPKGATYGKPTNQGVNQLKYQRSLKATAEERVGRRCANLRVLNSYWINQDSTYKYFEVILVDPQHKAIRRDPRINWIVNPVHKHRESRGLTATGKKSRGLNKGHRYNKTKAGRRKTWKRHNTLSLWRYR is encoded by the exons ATGGGCGCCCTCAAGTACCTCGAAGAgctctccaagaagaagcagagcgATGTCGTTCGCTTCCTTCTCCGGGTTCGCTGCTGGGAG CTCCGCCAGTTGAACGTCATCCACCGTGCTTCCCGCCCCAGCCGCCCCGACAAGGCCCGCCGCCTCGGCTACAAGGCCAAGCAGGGCTATGTCATCTACCGCGTGCGTGTCCGCCGTGGTGGTCGCAAGAAGCCCGTCCCCAAGGGTGCTACTTATG GCAAGCCCACCAACCAGGGTGTTAACCAGCTCAAGTACCAGCGCTCCCTCAAGGCCACCGCTGAGGAGCGTGTCGGCCGCCGTTGCGCCAACCTCCGCGTCCTCAACTCCTACTGGATCAACCAGGACTCCACCTACAAGTACTTCGaggtcatcctcgtcgaccCCCAGCACAAGGCCATCCGCCGCGATCCCCGCATCAACTGGATCGTCAACCCCGTGCACAAGCACCGCGAGTCCCGCGGCCTCACCGCCACCGGCAAGAAGTCCCGCGGTCTCAACAAGGGCCACCGCtacaacaagaccaaggctgGTCGCAGAAAGACCTGGAAGCGccacaacaccctctccctctggCGCTACAGGTAA
- the mrpl16 gene encoding 39S ribosomal protein L16, mitochondrial (BUSCO:EOG09264T3S; EggNog:ENOG503NX8U; COG:J) — translation MPPRSCPPLSSLLSALTSLRLTTPRPSPLNHATTTIRTFTTTPTLQGSWLEPNLLRKNKMMKGRPRVPTGGSTKGTTVVWGDYGLRMCDHGRRISAKHFKMAEDTIKARLRGQKYRLYKRKCCNVGVFISGNEMRMGKGKGSFDHWAARVAANQVIFEIRGVLHEQVIRDAFRLAGNKLPGQYEIITKNDPPVVGITKLENGLTLEDLKRPRKKLPASVVEETSTSATEASSSAPPPS, via the exons ATGCCACCACGATCCtgtccccccctctcctccctcctcagcgccctcacctccctccgcctcaccaccccccgcccatcccccctcaaccatgCCACCACTACCATCcgcaccttcaccaccaccccaacactCCAAGGCTCCTGGCTAGAAccaaacctcctccgcaaaaacaaaatgaTGAAAGGCCGTCCCCGGGTCCCAACCGGCGGCTCAACCAAAGGAACGACCGTCGTCTGGGGCGACTACGGGCTCAGGATGTGCGACCACGGGAGACGCATCAGCGCCAAGCACTTCAAAATGGCCGAGGACACCATCAAGGCACGGCTCAGGGGGCAAAAATACAGGTTGTACAAACGAAAGTGCTGCAATGTGGGGGTGTTTATTAGTGGGAATGAG ATGCGCATGGGCAAAGGAAAAGGCTCCTTCGACCACTGGGCCGCCCGCGTGGCCGCCAACCAGGTCATCTTCGAGATCCGCGGCGTCCTCCACGAGCAGGTCATCCGCGACGCCTTCAGGCTGGCAGGCAACAAGCTGCCCGGCCAGTACgaaatcatcaccaagaacgACCCCCCCGTAGtcggcatcaccaagctcgaAAACGGTCTCACCCTCGAAGACCTcaagaggccgaggaagaagcttCCTGCCTCTGTTGTCGAAGAGACATCCACATCTGCCACAGAGGCGAGCTCGagtgctcctcctccttcataG